Genomic segment of Sodaliphilus pleomorphus:
AAATAGTCCTGCAGAAGAGACTGATGCTAATGTGGAAAACATTTCAAATTATTTTAAAGAAATATACAAGACTGTTTATGATATAAAAGGGATTGATGAAGATAGTATTCTTAACTATCACTGTTTCGCTTATCTTACTGCATCGTTTAATTATAGAAACCTCGATGATATTAAAAAGGAACTTGCTTCAAGTGATAATAAAATAGAATGGATTAATAATTTTTCCCGTGAATTGGCTACAACATTCTCCAATCTAAAGACTCTCCAAACAAATAATTCAGAATACTATAAAAAACTATATAAAGTTCGTGGAAAGGAAAGTTTGCCTGCTTTTATTTATCCTTTCATCATTAAGGGATACAAATATCTATATAATGACTCTGTGAGTCTTGACAAACTATTCCACATACTTGAGATTCTTGCTTTCAGATACCATCTAATGTCTAGTAGAGCAGAAATAAACAGTAGATTAACAGATAGTCTACGTTCATTCCACGGTGATGTTGAATCATTAAAAACATCCATTCAAAAGAAATTGAACGATTCCTGGTATTGGGGAGATAACAGAACAAAAGAAGTTTTATCAGGTTGGATGTATGAAAATCCCGTTCTACACTATATTCTTTGGGAATATGAAGAGTACATTCAAGGCAAAGGGTATAAAATTGGCAATATTGAAATAGAAAATGAACAGATAGAGCATATATCACCTCAAAATCCGACTAATGGAGATCCAATAGAAACGGGTTATGATGTAGATGATAATAATAATTATAGTGAAGAATTTTGTAATAAGTATCTTAACTGTCTGGGCAATTTAATGCTTATTTCCGGTTCTCATAATGCATCTATCGGAAATAAACCATTCAGTGACAAAATCAATTCTTATAAAGAAAATCCGCTACTAAACCAACAAGCTGAAATAAAGGATTTTATAGAAGATAACGAAGTGGTTACATGGAAAAAGTCAAATATAGAGAAAAGATTAGATAAAATCCTTTCTTTTGCTCTTAATAGATGGGATTTCAATTCTGTTAATTGAAGATACAAGACAAAGTAATCAAGAACAATAATAAGTTGACCTTCACTATTGTTCTTAAATTTTCTATCAACCAAAATAAAATTAAAAATGTTAGAAATTGATATATTATATAAAAATGGAGTTCAATTACAAAATACTACTCCTGAAGAACTATTAAAGATAGAGCCAGGACAAGTTGTCTACTTTGTTCCCAAAGATGGAATGGATCAAAGATCTTCCATACTAATAATGAAGTTCTTTCAATTTTTAAGAAAACTACACGAGGACAATAATGTTAAGTTATTTATTGCCCCTACAGAGAACAAACTATTGATAGGCAATTTTGCTGGGAGAAGCCCTAAGGAAGTTGAAATTCCATATAAAGTAATTGTCTCGAATCGTAACACGATTGCTGGTTTTGCTGCAGAATACTTTGGAGATGACATAAATGATATTATGAGTCGTATCCCATCATCTGTCTCTAGTTTTGGTATATCTATTTTACCAATAGAGCCCATGATTATTCATATAGACAACAATAACAATCTTCCAGTAGTTCAGCAAACTGATATATCAACTACAGAAGTTCCTAATGCTTATTATACAGAACTCCTTCCGTCTCAGCCCCAAAAAGAAACCGATAGGCTCAAACTGATTTCTGATTATGAAGTCAAGATTAGGCAAATGCTTTGGGATATTGATTATCTTAATATGGGTGATGAAATCAACATCAAGAGTATTGTTGATGATATCATTGCGAAAAAGGAGAAACAGTTGGAATACAAACTTTCTATCAAAGCTTCTGTTAGACAAAAATCTGGCAATGTGGATTGTGACATATATGTTGGTGACGGAATTAAGCTTGAATTTAAAGCAATACATAAAGCATTATATATGACATTCTTGATGCTAGAGAATGGATTGAAAATAAACGATGTTACAGATGAATTCATAGAACTGATACAGAAAATCTACAATAGGTTACCAGATAAATCATACAAGGATGGTGGGTTATTGTATTCGAATCAAATGCGACCAAGCACTATGAGAGGTTACATTTCTGAAATTAACAGAGCTGTCGTTAAGGCAATCCCAGGTGGACGAATTGGGTATAGGTTCTCTATCGTCACAGAGGAAAGGAATCACCCATATATAATCAAAGCATCTACAGAAGAAATCCGGAACCAAATTAAAGAACTCTTTGGCCTGTAGCATATATCATCAGTAATAATAAGACCAAGCCCTGCCACATTTGTGGTGGGGTTTTTTGTTTATGGTCCACCCAATATTGGATGTTTAGTTTCCACTCAGCATCTTTCGTAACTTTGCATCAGAAACAAGAAATCAATGAAATAATAAATTAAAAACATTAAATATTATGACAGCATTTAATCAAACTAACTTTCTGAGTTCCTTGAAGAAGGAGTATGATATGATCCCTTATATCCAAAGCAACAAGGGTGCAAAGGTAATGGTGGCAGATGCAATTAAGGCCAATCACTTTGATCCTGAAGAATCACTCTCTTTCATCTACCATTCTATGAACCCTTCTCAAAAGATTGCCCCTGCCGAGTGGAAGAAGATGGTGGTGAATGCAGTTAAGTATTACTCACCTGTTGGCTTCAAGATGGAGACGATGAAGAAGGTCCTCAAGACAACAAAGGTGACTCCTGAGTGGATTTTCTCACTCTTCGTTTGCTCCTGGGAAAAGAATGTCAATCTCCTGAAGTATGAACTTTATCTGGACACCCTGGGTTGGCAGGATGTTGTCGAGAACTTGGTTGGAATGAAGGAAGAAGAGAAGCCTGAAGTTGAGACTGTAGAAGATGAAGTTGTAACTGATGATGCAGTGACAACAGAGGCCAAGACAATTGAGGAAGAAGAGAACACATCTTCTATCAAGTCAGAGAAGGTGGATCCTCGTTGCAAGCCTGTAACTCTTTATAAAGATGGCGTTGAGAAGACTTGGCCATCGATGAAGAAATGTGAAGAAGAACTCGGCGTCGCTCATGGTACTGTTAGCCAGTATTTCAGTGGCAAGATGAAGTCAGTTAAAGGTTGGACCAACGAGAAAGATGCAAAGAAATCTACCACGGAGACGAAACACTTGAAGAAAAAGGCAGTGAAGCAGACGGAGTTGACAAGGATGGCAATAAAGTGGAGAAGATTTGGAAATCAATCTCTGAAGCTTCAAGAGCAACCGGTATTTGTCATTCATCTATCTGCAAGTGTGTAAGTGGTAAATATAACTATAGCAAAGCTGGTGACTACAAGTGGGAGATTATTGAAACCGCTGCTTAAATAAATGAAAATGGTGCGGAGAAGAACACTCCAATCTTCTCCCACCTTTTAAAAACATAAAAAAAAGAAAATTATGATTTTACCTTCAATGACATATTCTGAGATTAAGGCAGAACTTAAAAAGGAGTATAAAGCAATGTTTGCTTATGCAGATAGATTGACACATCAAAATCAGTACAAAAGAGAGGGATTGAAACATTCAGAACCAATTACCTTCAAACCAGTTGCTTGGACAAGTAAAGGACTTAACAAGTAAGTTATTATTCCATGTACTAATGGAAAAAGATTTACAAAGAAGTTTGGTGTATGCTATCTTGCATTTTGTGTTTTTTTTGATGAAAAGAACTATCTGAGTGCAGCGACATATGATAAAAAAGGAGAATGTTGCTTCTTTAGAAGTCATTTGTTTCAACGCTTTGGAGAGCGATTTCTGAAAGATAAATCAAGGAATAAACTTGAACTGATTATGGAGTTTTTTAAGCGTAATCAATAAATTGTTAGATGTCCTTTCTATTCTGCAGCAAAGCATGAAAATAGTATTTTTTGTAGTGTTGAGGATGGTGTGATTCTTGGGAGTAAAGAGAAAGAATATATTGTATACAAAACATTTATTTCTGAAGAAATGCTGAAAGGAGATGAACTTGACTATAACGCTA
This window contains:
- a CDS encoding DUF262 domain-containing protein, which translates into the protein MDFIPTTIRGLFDTSIQFVIPVYQRAYSWQIENWKVFLNDLLEQVNRENEYSYGNLLLETIKKDSDYDVIDGQQRLTTLIIFMRSLYNVLEEKDADEEHLADVEEFFEKKKRKRLRPVDNDRACFDSIIIENKTYPVTSNSQKCINDAKDYFFKELSKVDLDTLIQIKDIILDSKVNRLELQGKKEAALMFELQNNRGKDLTNMEKLKSYFMYQMYVNSPAEETDANVENISNYFKEIYKTVYDIKGIDEDSILNYHCFAYLTASFNYRNLDDIKKELASSDNKIEWINNFSRELATTFSNLKTLQTNNSEYYKKLYKVRGKESLPAFIYPFIIKGYKYLYNDSVSLDKLFHILEILAFRYHLMSSRAEINSRLTDSLRSFHGDVESLKTSIQKKLNDSWYWGDNRTKEVLSGWMYENPVLHYILWEYEEYIQGKGYKIGNIEIENEQIEHISPQNPTNGDPIETGYDVDDNNNYSEEFCNKYLNCLGNLMLISGSHNASIGNKPFSDKINSYKENPLLNQQAEIKDFIEDNEVVTWKKSNIEKRLDKILSFALNRWDFNSVN